From the genome of Nicotiana sylvestris chromosome 2, ASM39365v2, whole genome shotgun sequence, one region includes:
- the LOC104242607 gene encoding uncharacterized protein isoform X2: protein MLRRLLSQASTQRRSLFGTSVSLSWCRQYSSSPPLTSQSPNSTSVEHLGDTEASPTVPSAAISIDRSGLYNPPEHSHEPSSDSELVKHLKSIIKFRGGPISVAEYMEEVLTNPKAGFYINRDVFGTEGDFITSPEVSQMFGEMVGVWVMCLWEQMGQPKKLNLVELGPGRGTLVADLLRGASKFRNFTDSLQIHMVECSPTLQKLQYQNLKCINKNDADGDAEEQIISRLTGTSVSWHATLEQVPAGVPTIIIAHEFYDALPVHQFQRASRGWCEKMVDVSENSMFQFVLSAQPTPTTLYLLKRFKWAENEEIAKLEQVEVSPKAMDLTQEIAKRIGSDGGGALIIDYGLNGIVSDSLQAIRKHEFVNILDNPGTADLSAYVDFAAIRHSAEDASDDVSVHGPMTQSQFLGSLGINFRVEALLENCTDEQADSLRTGYWRLVGEGEAPFWEGPEEQAPIGMGTRYLAMAIVNKKQGAPVPFQ from the exons ATGTTAAGGAGATTACTGTCTCAGGCTTCAACTCAGCGTCGTTCGCTGTTTGGTACTTCTGTTTCACTCTCATGGTGTCGTCAATATTCTTCTTCTCCTCCATTAACGTCCCAATCTCCTAATAGTACTTCTGTCGAACACTTGGGGGACACGGAAGCTAGTCCCACGGTCCCCTCTGCAGCAATCTCCATCGACCGCTCCGGCTTATATAATCCTCCTG AGCATTCACATGAACCGTCTTCGGATTCCGAGCTTGTTAAGCATCTTAAAAGCATCATCAAG TTCAGAGGCGGGCCTATATCAGTTGCTGAATATATGGAGGAAGTTTTGACTAACCCGAAGGCAGGGTTCTATATCAATCGCGATGTGTTTGGCACAGAAGGTGATTTTATTACCTCTCCTGAAGTTAGCCAGATGTTTGGAGAG atggTTGGTGTTTGGGTGATGTGTCTTTGGGAGCAAATGGGGCAGCCAAAAAAATTAAATCTTGTTGAGCTGGGACCAGGACGAGGAACTCTTGTAGCTGATCTTCTACGA GGTGCATCGAAATTTAGGAACTTCACAGACTCTTTGCAGATACACATGGTTGAATGTAGTCCTACTCTACAGAAGCTCCAATATCAGAACTTGAAATGTATAAACAAGAATGACGCAGATGGAGATGCGGAGGAACAGATTATTAGCAGGTTGACGGGGACCAGTGTATCATGGCATGCCACCTTGGAGCAGGTCCCAGCAGGAG TACCTACAATCATCATTGCCCATGAATTTTATGATGCGTTACCTGTTCATCAATTTCAG AGAGCATCTCGAGGCTGGTGTGAGAAAATGGTTGATGTTTCTGAAAATTCAAT GTTTCAGTTTGTTTTATCTGCACAGCCTACCCCTACAACTCTATATCTTCTGAAGCGCTTCAAATGGGCTGAGAATGAAGAAATAGCCAAGCTTGAACAAGTTGAGGTTTCCCCCAAAGCAATGGATTTGACTCAAGAAATTGCTAAAAGAATTGGCTCAGATGGTGGTGGGGCTCTCATTATTGATTATGGTCTAAATGGAATAGTCTCAGACAGTCTTCAG GCTATCCGGAAACATGAATTTGTCAATATACTGGATAATCCTGGAACTGCTGATCTTAGTGCTTATGTTGACTTTGCTGCCATCAGGCACTCTGCAGAGGATGCTTCAG ATGACGTGTCTGTGCATGGTCCAATGACTCAGTCTCAGTTTCTTGGTTCACTTGGAATTAATTTTCGAGTTGAGGCATTGCTGGAGAACTGCACAGATGAACAAGCTGATTCTTTAAGAACAGGCTATTGGCGTTTGGTGGGTGAAGGCGAGGCTCCATTTTGGGAGGGTCCTGAGGAGCAGGCTCCTATTGGGATGGGCACCAGATATTTAGCAATGGCTATTGTAAATAAGAAACAAGGAGCACCTGTTCCATTTCAATGA
- the LOC104242609 gene encoding auxin efflux carrier component 8 yields the protein MISLRDVYHVVAATIPLYVVMILAYISVRWWKLFSPEQCSGINKFVAKFSIPLLSFQVISESNLYKVNLKLVLADFIQKFLALFLLAVFAKLKPKGNLTWIITGLSVSTLPNTLILGIPLVKAIFGDAAAELLVQIIVLQSLIWYNLLLFLFELNATKESYVPSPSEVAVELEVPEESELEEDREEEAKAICPRKTKIMLILLIVGKKLIINPNTHATLAGIIWSSIHFRWGINLPTIVGRSISILSDGGLGMAMFSIGVFMASQASIIACGTRKAILAMALKFVLGPVLMAISSIAVGLRGKLLKLAIVQAALPQGIVPFVFAKEYNIHPTILSTGVIFGMLIAIPIALAYYFLLEI from the exons ATGATATCCCTACGTGATGTCTACCATGTTGTGGCGGCCACTATCCCTTTATATGTCGTCATGATCTTAGCCTATATCTCCGTAAGGTGGTGGAAACTCTTTTCACCAGAGCAATGCTCTGGCATCAACAAGTTTGTGGCAAAATTTTCAATACCTTTATTATCCTTCCAAGTGATATCAGAAAGCAACCTCTACAAAGTAAACCTGAAGCTTGTATTAGCAGATTTCATACAAAAATTTCTTGCTCTGTTTCTACTGGCAGTTTTTGCCAAACTGAAGCCCAAAGGAAACCTGACTTGGATCATAACAGGTCTTTCAGTTTCAACCCTTCCCAATACCTTAATCTTGGGGATTCCACTAGTAAAGGCCATTTTTGGTGATGCAGCAGCAGAACTACTAGTGCAGATAATTGTACTGCAGAGTTTAATTTGGTACAACCTCCTACTATTCTTGttcgagctcaatgcaacaaaaGAATCTTATGTGCCATCACCATCAGAAGTAGCAG TTGAGCTCGAGGTCCCTGAAGAATCAGAACTGGAAGAGGACAGGGAGGAGGAAGCAAAAGCCATATGCCCAAGGAAGACAAAGATTATGCTAATTCTTCTAATAGTTGGAAAGAAACTCATAATAAATCCTAATACACATGCAACTCTGGCGGGTATTATTTGGTCAAGCATACACTTCAG GTGGGGAATCAATCTACCAACAATTGTTGGACGATCAATATCAATACTTTCAGATGGAGGGCTAGGAATGGCAATGTTTAGCATAG GTGTTTTCATGGCATCCCAAGCTAGTATTATAGCATGCGGAACCAGAAAAGCAATATTAGCAATGGCACTAAAGTTTGTTCTTGGACCTGTACTCATGGCAATCTCATCTATTGCTGTTGGACTAAGGGGAAAATTGCTAAAATTGGCGATAGTGCAG GCAGCCCTTCCCCAAGGAATCGTTCCTTTTGTGTTTGCCAAGGAATATAATATACATCCTACCATCTTAAGTACAGG GGTAATCTTTGGCATGCTGATCGCAATACCAATTGCTTTGGCATACTATTTCCTTTTGGAAATATGA
- the LOC104242607 gene encoding uncharacterized protein isoform X1 has product MLRRLLSQASTQRRSLFGTSVSLSWCRQYSSSPPLTSQSPNSTSVEHLGDTEASPTVPSAAISIDRSGLYNPPEHSHEPSSDSELVKHLKSIIKFRGGPISVAEYMEEVLTNPKAGFYINRDVFGTEGDFITSPEVSQMFGEMVGVWVMCLWEQMGQPKKLNLVELGPGRGTLVADLLRGASKFRNFTDSLQIHMVECSPTLQKLQYQNLKCINKNDADGDAEEQIISRLTGTSVSWHATLEQVPAGGFYLHYAFLDFSVPTIIIAHEFYDALPVHQFQRASRGWCEKMVDVSENSMFQFVLSAQPTPTTLYLLKRFKWAENEEIAKLEQVEVSPKAMDLTQEIAKRIGSDGGGALIIDYGLNGIVSDSLQAIRKHEFVNILDNPGTADLSAYVDFAAIRHSAEDASDDVSVHGPMTQSQFLGSLGINFRVEALLENCTDEQADSLRTGYWRLVGEGEAPFWEGPEEQAPIGMGTRYLAMAIVNKKQGAPVPFQ; this is encoded by the exons ATGTTAAGGAGATTACTGTCTCAGGCTTCAACTCAGCGTCGTTCGCTGTTTGGTACTTCTGTTTCACTCTCATGGTGTCGTCAATATTCTTCTTCTCCTCCATTAACGTCCCAATCTCCTAATAGTACTTCTGTCGAACACTTGGGGGACACGGAAGCTAGTCCCACGGTCCCCTCTGCAGCAATCTCCATCGACCGCTCCGGCTTATATAATCCTCCTG AGCATTCACATGAACCGTCTTCGGATTCCGAGCTTGTTAAGCATCTTAAAAGCATCATCAAG TTCAGAGGCGGGCCTATATCAGTTGCTGAATATATGGAGGAAGTTTTGACTAACCCGAAGGCAGGGTTCTATATCAATCGCGATGTGTTTGGCACAGAAGGTGATTTTATTACCTCTCCTGAAGTTAGCCAGATGTTTGGAGAG atggTTGGTGTTTGGGTGATGTGTCTTTGGGAGCAAATGGGGCAGCCAAAAAAATTAAATCTTGTTGAGCTGGGACCAGGACGAGGAACTCTTGTAGCTGATCTTCTACGA GGTGCATCGAAATTTAGGAACTTCACAGACTCTTTGCAGATACACATGGTTGAATGTAGTCCTACTCTACAGAAGCTCCAATATCAGAACTTGAAATGTATAAACAAGAATGACGCAGATGGAGATGCGGAGGAACAGATTATTAGCAGGTTGACGGGGACCAGTGTATCATGGCATGCCACCTTGGAGCAGGTCCCAGCAGGAG GTTTCTACTTACATTATGCTTTCCTGGACTTCTCAGTACCTACAATCATCATTGCCCATGAATTTTATGATGCGTTACCTGTTCATCAATTTCAG AGAGCATCTCGAGGCTGGTGTGAGAAAATGGTTGATGTTTCTGAAAATTCAAT GTTTCAGTTTGTTTTATCTGCACAGCCTACCCCTACAACTCTATATCTTCTGAAGCGCTTCAAATGGGCTGAGAATGAAGAAATAGCCAAGCTTGAACAAGTTGAGGTTTCCCCCAAAGCAATGGATTTGACTCAAGAAATTGCTAAAAGAATTGGCTCAGATGGTGGTGGGGCTCTCATTATTGATTATGGTCTAAATGGAATAGTCTCAGACAGTCTTCAG GCTATCCGGAAACATGAATTTGTCAATATACTGGATAATCCTGGAACTGCTGATCTTAGTGCTTATGTTGACTTTGCTGCCATCAGGCACTCTGCAGAGGATGCTTCAG ATGACGTGTCTGTGCATGGTCCAATGACTCAGTCTCAGTTTCTTGGTTCACTTGGAATTAATTTTCGAGTTGAGGCATTGCTGGAGAACTGCACAGATGAACAAGCTGATTCTTTAAGAACAGGCTATTGGCGTTTGGTGGGTGAAGGCGAGGCTCCATTTTGGGAGGGTCCTGAGGAGCAGGCTCCTATTGGGATGGGCACCAGATATTTAGCAATGGCTATTGTAAATAAGAAACAAGGAGCACCTGTTCCATTTCAATGA
- the LOC104242606 gene encoding thioredoxin H2, with translation MGSYLSSLLGGGAGEAAEAESGSSSEPSRVIAFHSSNRWQLHFNSSKQLNKLIVVDFAATWCGPCKMMEPVINAMSAKYTDVDFVKIDVDELSDVAQEFGVQAMPTFLLLKQGKEVERVVGGKKDELEKKILKHREAPKFAA, from the exons ATGGGATCGTATCTTTCAAGTTTGCTCGGCGGAGGCGCGGGGGAAGCGGCAGAGGCAGAATCAGGATCGTCGTCAGAACCGTCGCGTGTGATTGCTTTTCATTCGTCCAATCGGTGGCAACTTCACTTCAATTCCTCCAAGCAATTAAATAAACTG ATAGTAGTGGATTTTGCGGCTACATGGTGTGGGCCCTGCAAGATGATGGAGCCGGTTATTAACGCCATGTCTGCCAAGTATACCGACGTTGACTTCGTCAAAATCGACGTCGATGAGCTCTCA GATGTAGCACAAGAGTTTGGAGTACAAGCTATGCCAACATTTTTGCTGCTGAAGCAAGGAAAGGAAGTAGAGAGAGTGGTTGGGGGTAAGAAAGATGAGCTCGAGAAAAAGATTCTCAAGCACAGGGAAGCCCCTAAATTTGCTGCCTAG
- the LOC104242608 gene encoding uncharacterized protein codes for MHTKTGPSLAKSFDSQKYLKRIGLGKEDYHFWKQVGKALLCTYTLFGVAWVWNETSPLGWWTLKPKPKEEKELAHLYERRKFPYPGDEKAMEEFVAKGGMIGTTIGPKGIVESDKDSFNYQKVLQDKKFEQEAFKLWIRMKNEVISELQKKGFDVE; via the coding sequence ATGCATACCAAAACAGGTCCTTCATTGGCAAAATCATTTGATTCTCAGAAATACCTTAAGAGAATCGGATTAGGCAAAGAAGATTATCATTTTTGGAAGCAAGTGGGAAAGGCGTTGCTGTGTACTTACACGTTGTTCGGGGTAGCATGGGTGTGGAATGAAACGTCGCCGCTTGGTTGGTGGACCTTGAAGCCAAAgcccaaagaagaaaaagaactagCACACCTTTATGAACGCAGGAAATTTCCGTATCCAGGTGACGAGAAGGCAATGGAAGAGTTCGTTGCCAAAGGTGGAATGATTGGCACTACAATTGGTCCTAAAGGAATCGTTGAATCTGATAAAGATTCGTTTAATTATCAGAAAGTATTGCAGGATAAGAAATTTGAACAAGAAGCCTTCAAGCTGTGGATCAGGATGAAGAATGAAGTCATTTCTGAGCTACAAAAGAAAGGATTTGACGTAGAGTGA